A stretch of the Leopardus geoffroyi isolate Oge1 chromosome B2, O.geoffroyi_Oge1_pat1.0, whole genome shotgun sequence genome encodes the following:
- the LOC123608407 gene encoding uncharacterized protein LOC123608407 — MLGRRARRPSASPGGQGLLAAAETAGGGGRDHALAAEGSPDPSPHIKRYNVSFYGEAAPYMVSPCAPAALVRGSGTSAPHWPTGSAYLHRHTELAAVIPRQTATPKGEEPTPLKGTGEEATTLSHQAGSPVLIHHPLYWRDLWQTYIWKRPGGDSRPPSPRRGQGDEMKISEDFQLRAGLGEGVVPGIKPTLPPVQRPGKK; from the exons ATGCTAGGGCGGCGCGCCCGGCGGCCGTCAGCGTCCCCCggggggcaggggctgctggCCGCGGCCGAGACGGCGGGTGGAGGGGGCCGGGACCACGCGCTGGCGGCGGAGGGATCCCCCGACCCTTCCCCCCATATAAAGAGATACAATGTTTCCTTTTATGGCGAGGCCGCTCCTTATATGGTGAGCCCCTGCGCCCCCGCCGCATTGGTCCGTGGTTCCGGCACCTCCGCTCCCCATTGGCCCACAGGGAGCGCTTATTTGCATAGACATACCGAACTCGCTGCTGTCATCCCGCGTCAGACGGCGACTCCGAAAGGGGAGGAGCCGACGCCTCTTAAAGGAACAGGAGAGGAG gCAACGACACTTTCCCACCAGGCCGGCTCCCCGGTCCTCATTCATCATCCTCTATACTGGAGGGATCTTTGGCAGACGTACATCTGGAAAAGACCGGGGGGAGACAGTCGGCCTCCCAGTCCCCGAAGGGGGCAGGGAGACGAGATGAAGATCAGTGAAGACTTCCAGCtgcgggctgggctgggggagggggttgtccCGGGGATAAAGCCCACCCTACCGCCAGTGCAAAGGCCTGGGAAAAAGTAG